One stretch of Zingiber officinale cultivar Zhangliang chromosome 6B, Zo_v1.1, whole genome shotgun sequence DNA includes these proteins:
- the LOC121992373 gene encoding MDIS1-interacting receptor like kinase 1-like yields MTRRMHLIFFWLFFSLWISVVVSADEEGENMAALLSIKSQLDDPLKVLQDWKLPAEAAGSPYCNWTGVHCNSAGLVDGLDLSRRNLSGIISDDIRRLHALARLNLCGNSFSSSLPAALSNLTVLQEFDVSDNDFVGHFPADLGACPSLLSLNASGNNFEGPLPHEISNATSLETLDLRGNFFSGSVPPAYKSLQKLKFLGVSGNNLTGRLPAELGQLASLETLIVGYNELEGPIPAEFGNLTKLQYLDMAIGNLHGPIPGVLGKLQFLTTVYLYKNNIGGEIPSEIGNISTLQLLDLSDNLISGTIPPELSQLANLQLINLMCNKLKGLVPAGIGELPQLEVLELWNNSLVGSLPADLGHNSPLQWLDVSSNSLTGEIPAGLCDGGNLTKLILFNNALSGPIPTGLSTCLPLVRVRMHNNQLNGTIPGGLGGLPRLQRLELAGNDLCGEIPDDLSLSTSLSFIDLSHNRLSSTLPPTILSMPTLQSFSAADNELAGEIPGEIQDCASLSALDLSTNRLFGSIPSSLASCERLVSLSLRNNQLSGGIPSSLAMIPTLSILDLSNNFLTGPIPDNFGSSLALEMLNLANNNLSGEVPSNGLLRTINPDDLAGNPGLCGGVLRPCGGSNLPQESAAKSTALHIKHIAAGWVVGITAVLSIGIAVFGARKLYKRWLADGLCCADNQFDEEFGGSWPWRLTPFQRVNFTSADVLACVKECNVIGMGAMGVVYKAELPRHHGVLAVKKLWQAEAGDLVTEVSLLGRLRHRNIVRMLGYVRNDREMMILYEYMPNGSLWEALHGKQHQQQHQQRVLVDWVSRYNVAVGIAHGLAYLHHDCYPPVIHRDVKSSNVLLDASLEARIADFGLARMMVHKNETVSAVAGSYGYIAPEYGYTLKVNQKSDIYSFGVVLMELLTGRRPVEVEFGEGQDIVGWVKEKLRRDQGIEELLDATAGARCEHVRDEMLLVLRIAVLCTGRSPKDRPSMRDVLIMLGEAKPRRKSNGSAVAASCNVVGMDKPVFTTSLDSDYL; encoded by the exons ATGACCAGAAGGATGCATTTGATTTTCTTCTGGCTGTTCTTCTCCTTATGGATTTCTGTCGTAGTTAGTGCCGATGAGGAGGGCGAGAATATGGCCGCGCTGCTTTCGATCAAATCGCAGCTCGATGATCCGTTGAAAGTTCTCCAAGATTGGAAATTGCCGGCCGAGGCAGCCGGTTCGCCTTATTGCAACTGGACGGGCGTGCATTGCAACTCGGCGGGCTTGGTTGACGGCCTCGACCTGTCGCGCCGCAACTTGAGCGGCATAATCTCCGACGACATACGTCGCCTTCACGCCTTGGCCCGCCTCAACCTCTGTGGCAATTCTTTCTCTTCCTCCCTCCCGGCGGCCTTGTCCAACCTCACTGTGCTCCAGGAGTTCGACGTCAGCGACAACGACTTTGTCGGGCACTTCCCGGCCGACCTCGGCGCGTGCCCGAGTCTGTTGAGCCTCAATGCGTCGGGGAACAACTTCGAAGGGCCGCTCCCCCACGAGATCAGCAATGCCACGTCACTAGAGACGCTGGATCTCCGGGGGAATTTCTTCTCCGGGTCGGTACCACCGGCGTACAAGAGTTTGCAAAAGCTGAAGTTTTTAGGCGTTTCCGGAAACAACCTCACCGGAAGACTCCCCGCCGAGCTCGGCCAGCTCGCCTCATTGGAGACGCTCATAGTCGGCTACAACGAGCTGGAGGGACCGATTCCTGCCGAGTTCGGCAACCTGACTAAGCTCCAGTACCTCGACATGGCGATCGGAAACCTGCACGGTCCCATTCCTGGCGTGCTCGGAAAGCTTCAATTCCTCACCACCGTCTACCTGTACAAGAACAATATTGGCGGCGAGATACCGAGCGAAATTGGCAACATTTCAACACTACAATTGCTCGATCTATCCGATAACTTGATATCCGGAACTATCCCTCCGGAGTTGTCGCAGCTGGCCAATCTCCAGCTTATCAATCTTATGTGCAACAAGCTGAAAGGCCTGGTGCCAGCCGGAATCGGCGAATTGCCGCAGCTGGAGGTGctggagttgtggaacaactctCTCGTCGGCTCTTTGCCGGCCGACCTGGGTCATAACTCGCCGCTCCAGTGGCTAGACGTATCGTCCAACTCGCTCACGGGGGAGATCCCCGCCGGTTTGTGCGATGGAGGAAACCTCACCAAGCTAATCCTGTTTAACAACGCCTTGTCAGGGCCGATACCGACAGGTCTATCAACGTGCCTCCCGCTCGTCCGCGTCCGGATGCATAACAACCAGCTCAACGGCACGATCCCGGGTGGCCTCGGTGGCCTCCCGAGGCTCCAACGCCTGGAATTGGCTGGCAACGATCTCTGCGGCGAGATACCCGATGATCTCTCCCTCTCGACCTCGCTCAGCTTCATCGATCTCTCCCATAACCGTCTCTCCTCGACGCTGCCCCCGACGATACTCTCCATGCCGACGCTTCAAAGCTTCTCGGCTGCCGACAATGAGCTCGCCGGAGAAATACCAGGCGAGATCCAGGACTGCGCTTCGCTCTCAGCACTCGACCTCTCCACTAACCGCCTCTTTGGGAGCATCCCCAGCAGCCTCGCCTCCTGCGAGCGCCTCGTGTCGCTGAGCCTGAGGAATAACCAGCTCTCCGGCGGTATCCCATCGTCGCTGGCCATGATCCCGACTCTGTCCATTCTCGATTTGTCCAACAATTTTCTAACTGGGCCGATCCCAGACAACTTTGGAAGCTCACTGGCGCTAGAGATGCTCAATTTGGCTAACAACAATCTCTCTGGTGAGGTGCCGTCCAACGGCCTTTTGCGAACCATAAACCCGGACGATCTCGCCGGCAATCCTGGTCTCTGTGGCGGCGTGCTCCGACCTTGCGGCGGGTCGAATTTGCCCCAAGAGTCAGCGGCGAAGTCAACAGCGCTTCACATCAAGCACATTGCGGCTGGATGGGTGGTAGGAATAACGGCGGTGCTGTCGATTGGCATAGCCGTCTTTGGCGCACGAAAGCTCTACAAGCGGTGGCTCGCCGACGGATTATGCTGCGCCGACAACCAGTTCGATGAGGAATTCGGGGGGTCGTGGCCATGGCGGTTGACGCCGTTCCAGCGGGTCAACTTCACGAGCGCCGACGTGCTTGCGTGTGTAAAGGAATGCAACGTGATAGGCATGGGCGCGATGGGGGTGGTCTACAAAGCTGAGCTCCCACGCCACCACGGCGTGTTGGCGGTGAAGAAGCTATGGCAGGCGGAGGCAGGGGACCTGGTGACAGAGGTGAGCCTACTGGGGCGGCTGCGGCACCGGAACATTGTGAGGATGCTTGGGTACGTGCGCAACGACCGGGAGATGATGATTTTATACGAGTACATGCCGAACGGCAGCCTGTGGGAAGCCTTGCACGGGAAGCAGCATCAGCAGCAGCATCAGCAACGAGTGCTGGTGGACTGGGTGTCCAGGTACAACGTGGCAGTAGGGATCGCCCATGGCCTTGCCTATCTCCACCATGACTGCTACCCGCCGGTGATCCACCGCGACGTCAAATCCAGCAACGTGTTACTGGACGCCAGCCTGGAGGCCCGGATAGCCGATTTCGGACTGGCCCGTATGATGGTGCACAAGAACGAGACCGTCTCCGCCGTCGCCGGCTCATATGGTTACATTGCTCCAG AGTACGGGTACACGTTGAAGGTGAACCAGAAGAGCGACATCTACAGCTTCGGGGTGGTTCTGATGGAGCTGCTGACGGGGAGGCGACCGGTGGAGGTTGAGTTCGGGGAGGGACAGGACATTGTGGGGTGGGTGAAGGAGAAGCTCCGGCGAGACCAAGGCATAGAAGAGCTGCTCGACGCCACTGCGGGGGCGAGGTGCGAGCAcgtgagggacgagatgctgctgGTGTTGCGCATCGCAGTGCTCTGCACCGGGAGGTCGCCCAAGGACCGGCCTTCCATGCGCGACGTGCTTATCATGCTCGGCGAGGCTAAGCCGCGCCGGAAGAGCAACGGCAGCGCGGTGGCCGCCAGCTGCAACGTCGTCGGCATGGACAAGCCCGTTTTCACCACCTCGCTGGACTCCGACTATCTCTAG